One window from the genome of Elaeis guineensis isolate ETL-2024a chromosome 5, EG11, whole genome shotgun sequence encodes:
- the LOC105045386 gene encoding uncharacterized protein: MGGGGVDHHAHGAEDFRTKVWSMTGGPYCRPKHWKRNTAIAMFGIFLVCIPIAMKSAELEQRPHHPVRPIPSQLWCKNFGNKEY, from the exons ATGGGCGGCGGCGGCGTAGATCATCACGCGCATGGCGCGGAGGACTTCCGGACCAAGGTGTGGAGCATGACGGGCGGGCCCTACTGCCGCCCCAAGCACTGGAAACGGAACACCGCCATCGCCATGTTCGGCATCTTCCTCGTTTGCATCCCCATCGCCATGAAGTCCGCCGAGCTTGAg CAACGGCCTCATCATCCAGTTCGTCCGATACCTTCTCAGCTTTGGTGCAAAAACTTTGGTAATAAAGAGTATTGA